Part of the Halorhabdus utahensis DSM 12940 genome, ACGCACTCGCCGAATACGATCGAGCGACGATCGCCGAATCCTACGATATCGACATCGTCGACGGCGTCGAGGTCCGGGCCGACGATCCTTCGCGGGCGAGTGGCTTTCTCGGCAACCATCGCGATCATCGAACGCTGGTCGCCGTCCACGGCGGCACCGTCGAGATGAACCGCTTCGCCGTCGAACAGCCGGCGGTTGACGTCCTGGCCCATCCGCTGACCGACGACGGGGACGTCAATCACGTCATCGCCAGGACGGCTGCCGAAAACGGGGTCCACATCGAGTGGTCGCTTCGACACGTCCTCCGGAGCGACGGCGGGCAACGCGTGGGGGCGATCCGCGGACTGCGGAAGTTGCGGCAACTCATCCAGCAATACGACGCGCCCTACGTCGTGAGTGCCGACGCGACCACACACCTCCAGATGCGCGCACCGCGGGAACTGGCTGCACTCGGCGAGGTGCTGGATTGCCCGCCGGCGTGGATCGAAACAGGGCTGAAAGCGTGGGGGAACATTGCGGAGCGCAACCGGACGCGAACCGGCGATCGGTTCGTGGAACCTGGCGTGCGTCTGGGTCGTGACGACGAGAGTGAGCGGTGAGGTTCCGGATACCGCCGGTCAGGCGTCGCTCTCGTCCGCGCCCGATGCCGAGTCGTTCTGTCGGGACAGTTGATCGAGTACCATGCCTGCGTGGGAGGCCAGCAACTCCAGCAACTGTTCGTCCTCCGATGAGAGGCTATCCTCGATCTCGCCGACAGTCACGAGCACGCCAGTGAGCGGTTCGGTTCCGTCGAGACCGATCGACAGCGTCACCGTCGACAGTCCCGACGATGCCGATTGCCCGGAGTCCGTGGCCCCATCTGCCCGGTGGATTCGGACGACATCGTCGTGTTGAACGGCGTTTCTCGCCTGGGTTCTGAGCGCATCGTCGGGGACAGCCGCGACGGTACTGCTGACGATCCGCTCGCCGTCAGGGCCGACCTCGACGTAGGCAGTCTGGTCGTAGCCGAGGAGCGAGGACACCGCCTGGACGCAGAAGGCACCAACTTCCTCGACGGACGAGGACTGGGCGAGCGCCCGGCCGTAGTTGTTGAGGTCGGCGGCCTTGCGGGCGAACGCTTCCGTCCGGTCACGTTCGCGCTGGAGTCGCCGACGGTCGTGTTGACTGCGCGCGTCGTAGAGGCCGACGAGCGTGCCGGCGATGGCTCCGACTGTCACGCCATCGATCGTCATGTACGTCACCCGCTGTAAGGTGCCGGTCGCGACCCGCTGACTGAACAACATGAGGGCTGCGACGGCCCCGAACAGCAACGTCCCACCGGTCGCCCAGGCGGCGATTCGGGGGAGGTCCGGGTCGTACTCGGCCGACGTCGCAAGCCAGTATCCGGCAAACGAAAGTGAAAGTCCCAGCATGGCAAACGGTACCCCGTCGACGACGACCGCGACAGGGACGTCAGTCTGTTCAGTCGCGTGCACTAGCTGTATTCCGGCCAGGAGCAGGCCGACAATGCCGAAGGTAGCCCCGTAAAGGTGACGTCGCTCCATACCCCTCAGACGACCACCGGCCCATTGAGCGTTTGGGGTGAACGGTCGGGCGAGGATCATCCACTCCGATCGGGACCCGTGGCTCGATAGCCGATCTGCCGGCCCAGTTCGTGGCGACTGATGATGGGATCCCTGGACAACGGTCCGGAAGTGACTAGGCCATGCTAATTTACCGGAAAGATTATCCTATATCATGGTTAATTGTTGCATGTGGGCCGGCGTCGGTACAGCCGGACGCCACCGCACGGAGGACACACATGGCAACATGGTACTGCAAGGACTGCTCGGAGTACATCGACGAGCGCATGGCGTCGTGGCACGAATCGCAGGGACACGCTGTACTCGGGTACCGGGCCCCGAAGTCGATGGAGGATCGACACCTCTGGAGTTCGTGAGACGATCGGGATCACGTGGTTGGTGAGACAGGGGGACGCACCGCTGGGACCACCGGTCGGCCGTATCGAACGCTTTTCTACCCATGAGCCCGTTGAGTAACCACACAATACCCGCTATCGATGAGTACCAAACGACAGCTGGCCCAGCAACTGGGTGTCGTCGTCGGGTTCGACGAGCCAGCGGCAGCACTCGAACAGTACCGGACGCCTCCCACGGTTGCGGCGCATCTCGTCCATCTGGCGGACCTCAACGACGATGTCGCGGGACGGACTGTCGTCGATCTGGGTTGTGGAACGGGGATGCTCGCGCTCGCCGCGGCCCTTCGTGGACCGTCACAGGTACTCGGCGTCGACGTCGATCCATCACCGCTCTCGACTGCGCGGGCCAACCGGCGACGGATCGGGACTCAGACGACAGTCTCCTGGGTGCGAGCTGACGCAACCGAACCCCCCCTATGTCCGTCCGATCCAGTCACCGTGGTAATGAACCCACCGTTCGGTGCCCAATCCGGGAACGAACACGCAGACAGGGCGTTTCTGGCGACCGCCGCCGACATCGCGTCGGTCTCGTACTCGATCCACAACGCGGGCAGCGCCGACTTCGTCGAGGCCTTCGCCGCCGACAACGGGGGCACGGTGACGGCAGCGTATGGGTCGACGATGTCGCTTCCGCGGCAGTTCTCGTTCCACGACGCCGATTCGAAGGAGATAGACGTCGAGCTATTCCGGATCGAATGGCAGACCGAGTCATCGTGAACCGCGACGAACGCGAGAGGATCACCGACGAGTCGGGGGCACCTGTCGATTGGCGATCCGGATTGACGTTCCGTCGATACTCGCATAGAGATCCCGGCCAGATCGAGTGACGGTGACACCGTCGACAGTCGTCGTGGCGCCGTCTTCCGGAATAGCTACTTTGTCGACTGTCCGGTTGTCACGTTTGATCGCCACTTCGAACGCATCGCTCGCCGGCCGGAGCTCGATCGTCCGGTTTGCCAACGTGAGATCCGCAACTGCCGGTGATGACGTGTGCACCAGGCGCTTCTCGCGGTCTTTGGGATCGAAAAACACGCGATACGTGCTGTTCCCGCCGACGACCGACCAGCCGGATCGCGTCGCCCAGAGTGACGAGCGCCAGCCCACGCCGCCGACGAGAACGCGACCGCTGCCACGCGCTTCCAGGGCGCGCTTCGATATCGCGACCCGCCAGAGGTGACGCTTCTCGCTCGTGACGATGACGCCGCTGGTACGGACCTGCGTCGCCTGATCGAGGTACGGCAGGTCGAACACCGCGATCTGCTGGTTGGTAACGTTCTCGGCGTAGGCGATCTCGTAATCCTTGAGTTCGACAGCGTCGTCGGGGAGCCCGCCGCCGGCAGGGGCAGCGAGGTTTACCATCGCGCCGACCATCGACATCGTTATCAGCACCGCGAGCAGGACGCTCGCCGCTGCCAGCCGTCGCGGTGAATCCGACGAGCGATCGCCGGTGGCCAGCCGCGACACTGCTGACCGGTCCGGTCCGGCGACGGCAGCGACGATGAGTCCCGCGAGCACCAACACCAGCGCAGTCCCGACCGCCTTGAACTGGACGTACTGTCCCCCACCCAGGAACCAATACACCCGCCAGAGCCCGTTGGCGATGCCGTAGATCACGGCTGCGAGCCATATCCGTTCGGGATGTCCAGTCCGCCGACGCCGTCGAAGCAGGAGCGCGGCGACGAACACGCCGAGCAAGAACCCGAAGGCATGGCCCTGAATGGCTGTACTCGCCCAGCCAACAGTGTCATATCGTACCTGTGCCTCCGCGACGGAGTACGGCGAGACGAACGCACTGTAGACGTGCCAGAGCCGACTCCAGCCCACGAGGGCGACCAGCGTCGTGATCGGGTAAAAGACAAGCGCGAACCCGGCCATCGCGTACGTAACACCCGAGAAGCCGATGATCGGGCCCCATGAGAACGCCGCCGTGACCAGCCCGGTGAGCAGTATCGTTACGAAGACGATCCCGATCCGGACGAACGGATGCCGATGCCACGACGAAAACGACTCGCTGCCGCGTTCGGTCGGGTAATGGCTCCAGGCGAACTCGGCGATCGAGCCGAAGACGAGCCCCGCCCAGAGGTTACCGAACAAGTGACTCCAGCCCAGGTGAGCGAACCCGGCGGTGAGGATGCCGAGCGGATACGCATAGGATGTGGCCTGAAACGGCAAGCTGACGGGATCCCGGAGGTTCCCCCATCCACCCTGGACAAACAGATAGACGCAGACGACGAACGCGAGCCCGAGGAGGGTCCCCCAGGGCAGGCCGAGAACGAATCGCGAACGCAAGCGTTGCCCCCACCGACCCCGAGGGCGGGCGATCCGGTAAAGAATACCGACAGACAGGAGGATACCGGCGGCCAAGACCAGCTGCCAGGCCCACAGGGGAACGGCGTCGATCGTCGCACGAATCCCACTCGTGGTCAGCGGGAGCGGGGCCAGCGCTAACACCATGGCCGACATATACCGATCAACGGGACAGGCGGGTTTATCGCTGACGCCCGGTGTCGCCCCACTAGATTCAGGACTGGAGCCACTCGCGGCACCGGGCGCTCGCCCACAGGTTTTTACAGGGTCGGGAGCGTGCGAGTAAACGATGGGAGTTCGCCCACCAGCCGACGATGGTCTCTCGGAGCCGGACGTCATCGAGTTCGGAATCCCGGCGCTCGACGCACGCCTCGAAGACGTCTCGTTTCCCGCGACGGCCGAGGAGTTGCGCGAAACGCATGGCGATCTCGAAGTGCCGTACAACGCCTCTGGCAACGCCGTTTCCCTGGAGGAGGTGCTCGAAGAGATCGATCAGCGGAGCTTCGAGTCCGAACAGGAACTCCTCAACGCAACCCACCCCGTGTTCGAACGGCGACGAGCGGAAAACCCGAGCGGGATTGTCGGGCAAATACGCTCGCTGATGCCGTTTTGAGGGCCCGTTCTCCATCAGTCCCGTGATCCGTCCTCAGTTTTGCGATCAGCGTCAAGCACCTGATCGAGGCGGTGCATCTGCTCGCGGTGGAGTTTGACGATCATGTCTGAAAGGACGCCGAAGACGAGCAATTGGACGCCGAAAATGATCCCGACGGCGGCAACGAGGGCGATCACCTCGTGGGAGATATTCCGTGTGAACCACTCGACCGCGACGTAGACCCCGAGCAGTGCGCCAACGAGGAGACTCGCCGTCCCGACGCTGCCGAAATAAAACAGCGGATTGTTCGTCTTGGCCATCCGGTACAGCGTCAGAAGGATGACCGCACCATCACGGAACGGCCGGAGGTTTGTCTCGGTGTCTTCGGGCCGACTCTCGTAGCGGATTGGAACAACCTCGGTGGTAATATTATGCTTGACACACTCGACGGAGAGTTCGGTCTCGATGCCGAAGCCTGCCGAAGTAAGGTCAAAGCGTTCGATCGAATCGCGGGTCATTGCCCGATATCCCGAGAGGATGTCGACAAAGTTCCGACCGTGGATTCCCGCGAACGCCCGGTTGATGAGTCGGTTGCCGACGCGGTTGAGTCGCGTCATCGCGCCCGATTCCATGTCCGCGAAACGATTGCCAATGACGTGGTCAGCGTCGCCCGAAAGGAGTGGTTCCAGGAGGGCATCGGCGTCTGCCGGTCGGTAGGTGCCGTCGCCGTCCACCATGAGGACGTACGGTGCGTCGATGTACTCGAATGCCTCTCGGACGGCCTGGCCTTTCCCGCTGCCAGATTGTTCGACGACGCGTGCGCCGTGCTCGGCGGCGATCTCCTGAGTGTCGTCTCTGGAACCGCCATCGATGACGAGCACGTTTTCGAGGCCTTCGGCCTGGAAGCCGTCGATGACATCGCCGATGGCCGCCGCCTCGTTGTAGGTGGGGATGAGAACGCAGACATCGTCGCGAGTATGCATTGTCGGAGTATCGCTGTGCGAATCAAAAAACCCCCTGGAAGTTCCTGCTACACGTAGCCCAGGTCCTCGAGGCGCTGATAGGTACCGTCGCCGATATCGTCAACGCCCCCGCCCTCGTCTCGCACACCGGCGTCGGAGATCCCCTCGAACGCGGCATCGACACCGTCTCTGCCGTCGCCATCGTTCCCGACAGGAAACGACGTTTGTGCGTTTCGAACGTGAATCGTCGCGGATCGATCGCGATCGACGCATGCCTTTCTGACCGCGCACTGGTCGCTTATCTCCTCGAAGGCCGCTCGTGACGTAGACAGCCACGGCGAAAGATCATCTACATACTCACTTGCCCGTTCCTGAAGCGGTTGGTCGAGTCCGACAGCGGAGGCGATCACCGGTCCATCGGGGCAGAACGCGTCGGGACTCCCCTCGCTGTCGCGAACCTGCTCGACCACACGCGGGAACTCCGTGAGAGACGCGGGTGAGTCGACCGACACCCCATCGGATTGTCCAGGGAAGGAAACGAGTAGCGGGACGTGTAACAGGACGTCGTGGATCCCGACCCCATGTTCGGCAATCCGAATACCCGGCCGGAGATCGCTCGGCTCGCCGAACCCCTCGCCGTGATCACTGGTGATTACCAGGAGTGTGTCGTCCAGCGCACCTCGGTCCCGAAGTTTGCCGATCAGTCGCCGTAGCTCGGCGTCCATCTCTCTGATCGCCCCGTCGTATAGGGCTTCGACAGCACGTTTCTGCCACCAGGGACGTCGACCGGCCGAGAAGTCCCACTTGTGATCGTCGAACGAATCGTGTAGCGTCTGCAACCGCTCACCACCCCACAGATCATGTTCTTCGTCTGGTTCGTATGGGATATGGGCGTCCATTAGATTGACGCAGGCGGCCCACGGTTCGGACTGCTCCTGGTGCCACTCCAGAAACGCATCGACATAGGTCCGCGCCGGGGTCGACGCCTTCATGAACTCCGGGACGAGTGTCGGATAATCCGTCGAAAGCTTCGTACTGAGGCCGTTTGCAAGTGATCGGAACGGCATCCCACTGGTGAGTGCGGCCCGTAGAAACGCACCGTATTGGCCTTTCCCGTGGTGTGAGACGAACGATTCCGGATTCAATGCATCGGGAAACATCGCGTTCCGTGCACCGACGACGTGCTCGAAGCCGTCGGCCAGTCCGACATCGACGTCCGTTATCCAGTTGTTCGCCGAGAACACACCCGTCGAATAGCCCTCCCGCCGCAATCGGTCGAAGACCGAACGCGACGGGTCCAGTCGGTACTTCGCAGCCGTCACGTTGTGCTCCTCGACGTGCAGGCCGGAGAAAATACTCGTATGGCTCGTCACGCTACGGGCACCGGGCGAGCGTGCTTGCTCGTAGCGTGTCGCTTCACGGGCAAACTCCGCAAGGAACGGAGTCGTCTCGTTGTAATGGCCGTAAACGCTGCAGTTCCGTGCCCGAACGCTATCTAGAATAACCAGCAGAACGTTGGGATCTGCCATTCGTTGGTCCAGTTATGATTGGGGTTCGACTTAACTGTAGTTATAGAAAGTGGGGGGCGAAAACCCACGGCTTTAGCCGTGGGATGACAGCGCGGAACTACGTTCCGCGGGCCGTGCGAGCGGGCTTGCCCGCTCGCAGAAGCCGACAGCTGGGAATCAAACCACGTTACAGGAGCAGGCCGACTCCCCAATCTTTAAGAAACACAGACCCTACATATAAGATATGGAGGTGCGGCGTACTGTCCCCATTGCGCTCGACGTGGACAGCGATGAAGCTGCACTCCTCGAAGACACCGTAGACACGTTCCTCTGGTCGGCACAGTACGTCGTAGACCACGCGTTCCACGGCGAGTACGTCACCACGAGTAAGACGACGCTCGATGACGAAACCTACGACGACGTGCGAGAGAAAACGGACGGATTCAACGGTGGGCTGGTACAAGCCGCTCGGAACAAAGCCGCGGAAGCCTGCAAAAGCGTCGTCGCACGCTGGAAACAGGGTAAGAAAGCCTCGAAACCGACGTTCACCAGCCCACACGTCGTCTACGACCACCGCACCGCGACGTTCCACGATGACTACGTGAGTCTCGCCACCACGGATGGTCGCGTGGAAGCCGACTACGTACTGCCTGACGAGGATAGTGACACGCCGCACTCGGAGTACCTGTTTTCAGATGAATACGAAATTACGGGTGCGGAACTACACTCCCAAGACGGCGACTGGGTACTTCACATCCACTGCAAGAAGGAAGTGGAGTCCGACACGTCGAAACAGGCGACACCTGAGAACGGAACGGTTCTCGGGGTTGACCTCGGCGTGAATAACCTCGCGGTCACCTCGACGGGAACGTTCTGGACGGGCAACGAGTTCGACCACTGGCGGCGTGAGTACGAGAAGCGGCGTGGCTCACTCCAGCAGTGCGGGACGCGCTGGGCGCACGAGAATATGCAGTCCGTCGGTCGGAAAGAGGAAGGGCGGTTCAAGTTGATGTTGCACCGAATCGCCAACGAACTCGTCGCTGAAGCTCGTGAGAATGAGTGTGCGGTCATTGCGTTTGAGGACTTGACCGACATTCGTGAACGGACTGGCGCGTCGTGGGGGCACAAATGGGCGTTTGACCGCCTGTACGAGTACGTTGAGTACAAATCCGAGGAACACGGCATCACAGTTGAGCAGGTTGACCCTGAGAACACGTCACGGCGTTGCTCGCTCTGTGGGTTCACGCACCCCGATAACCGTGATAGCGAGGACTTCGAGTGCCTGAAGTGCGGGTACGAGAACCACGCCGACTACAACGCCGCGAAGAACATCGGGTTACGGTATCTCCGTCGCAACCAAACTGGGGGCGACGGAGGCGCACCCTTGGGCGTGCGCTTAAACAGCGGGATGTTGAACGTGAATGGAGGCTATTCTCCTGCCGAGGTCGTTCGAGACGGCAAAGCCGTCTCGTGATGACGAGAGACCGGAGGTCTCTCGAACCAAATCGGCCAGAACGGGAGTCCACGCTGAATCCCACGACTTCAGTCGTGGGTAGCTCAAATATACCCTAGATCTTCCAATTGCTCCGTGACGGCATCTCCGTCCCCCTGCGTTCTCCGAAGGGCTTGCTCGTCCGGCGAATGATCGGTCCGACGGAGTTCGGCTTCGATCGCCGCTCGGACGTCGAGAACACTGTCGATGGAGTCGACCATCGTTTCGTTCGTTCCCGCGACCATCGCTTCGCTCGTATGGACGCCGTCCTGGAGACCGTGGTCGCTGACGAGCAGCAGTTCATCGTCTTCACCCAGGTCGTTCCGGAGTTCCCCGACAAACTCGTCGATCTCAGCATACGCGTCCATCTGTAGATCATGGAGGTCGTAGGTGACGTGGCCGATGAGGTCCAGTCCACTCGTATAGGCGAAGACGAGCTCATGACGATCTCCTCGCAACGCTCGTCTGGCACGGGCAATCCTGATCATTGCCATCTCCATACATTGCTCGTAAAACTCGTGGGGATCCGAACTCCGATGCCCACCAGTCGCTTCCGGGTCGCGTTCGAAGAGATCACCGAGACTCCGCCGGAGCGCGTGTTCCCGGTCCTCTGCGTCCGGATCGACGACGTAGTTCGGGATCCCGATCGGTTTTGCGTCCCGGCCGTCGAACACCGTCTCGATGCTTTTGTCCCCGTAGTAGGTCGCCGGTGTCCGGAACGCGTCTGCCCCCGTGTTCGTCAGCAGCCACGCGCCGATACGTGTCTGGAGCGCGTCAGGCAGCACGAACTCGGCGAGGTCACTCCCGAGACGGAGAAACGGGTTCTCCCACGCCACGCCGTCGTCGAGTTCGAGGCCGTGTTCGGACGGCGGAAGGCCGGTGATGATCGTCGGCCAGAGCTCGTGTGTGCTTGGCTCGCCGGCGTGGCTGTCGATGGTGTCGATAGCTCGATGGGAGGTGAGCGTAAGGTTCGGATGCATGTCCGGATCGACGAGATCCGGATCGAGCGCGTCGATGCCAACCACGACAAGAACCATCTTGGTGTCATATTCATTGCGCAGAAGGCTTAATCTCTTTCGAACCGACGAACGATGCAACGTCGGACCGAAAACCGGAATGCAAAAGACGGTACGTGAGAATTCCGACAATACCCCCATGGCCGCGCCAAACGTCATCTGGATTACGCTCGATAGCGTCCGATCCGATCACACAACGATTGGCGGCTACGAGCGCGACACGACGCCTTACCTGGCGGATCTCGCATCGGCCGGCTTCGGCTTCGATACGTGCATAAGCCATGGGAATTCCACACATCCCTCGAGTGGTACGATCCTGACCGGTCTCTCCCCCTCTCGTAATACCGTGGGGATCACCGGCGACGTTCTGCCTGATAGTGTCACGACAGTGTCCGAGCGTTTTTCGGAGGCAGGATACCACACGGCATGTCTTTCGCGTAATTCATACGTCAGCTCCGCGACAGGGCTCGACCGTGGATTCGATCGATTCCAGTGGCTCGCCTCGGAGACGATAACGGAGCTTCCGCTATCCACGTTGATCAAGTATGTCCGGAATATTCGAACGCACTCTGCTGGCCTGACACTGGACACGGCTAAACACGCTTCACCGTACCTCATGAACGAGACGGCCAAGCGTTGGCTTGCGGACATGCGTACCGAGCAGCCGTTTTTCTTCTATCTGCACTACAATGAGCCCCATCGTCCGTACTATCCACCGCTATCCTATATCGACAAGTACACCGACGACATCGAAATGAGTCCACGTGAAGCTGCCGAGTTCGCGCTCGATGTTCACTATAATATGGAGAAAATTGTTGCTAACGGGTGCGAGCTCGATGATCGGGAGTGGGCGGCACTCCGGGCAATGTACGACGCAGAGATCGCGTACACCGACGAGATGATCGAGCGGCTCGTCGATCACGTGCGATCGCTCCCGCTCGAGGAAACGGTAATCGTCGTGACAGCGGACCACGGTGAACTCTTCGGCGAGTACGGACTCCTTTCACACAGTTATGTCTTGACGGACGCCGTGACGCGGGTTCCACTCGTCCTCGCTGGCCTGAACGAGGAACTGACCGTCGGTGAAGACGATCTACTCCAGCACACAGATGTCATGCGAACGCTGCTGGAGGTGGCCGGTGCCGATACCGATGGCATGCTAGGAGTCGATCTCCGATCAGAACAACGGGAGTATGCTGTTTCACAGCGCGGTCCGGTCGAGTTCGATGAGTTCTACGAGTACAACGAGGACTTCGACGCCTCCCGATTCCATCTACCGGCTCTGACCGCGCTTCGGACCGATACGTACCGCTATCAGGAGAGTGAATCGGGATCGGATCTGTTCGCGCTTCCGGATGAAGAATCTGACGTGACGGAGGATCGCCCGGAGATTGCCGCCGAGTTATCCGGGAGCCTCGAGAAGTGGCTCGATGAACACGGCCAGCCAGTCGGTGCCGGAGAGCGCGGCGAGTTCTCCGGAGCCGTCCAACGACAGTTGCGAGATCTCGGGTACGTGGACTGATGCGACTCGGCAAAACAGCGCTGTATCACTTTGGGACACAAGTCGTCATTTCCGTATCGGGATTTCTGGCGACGT contains:
- a CDS encoding sulfatase, with the translated sequence MAAPNVIWITLDSVRSDHTTIGGYERDTTPYLADLASAGFGFDTCISHGNSTHPSSGTILTGLSPSRNTVGITGDVLPDSVTTVSERFSEAGYHTACLSRNSYVSSATGLDRGFDRFQWLASETITELPLSTLIKYVRNIRTHSAGLTLDTAKHASPYLMNETAKRWLADMRTEQPFFFYLHYNEPHRPYYPPLSYIDKYTDDIEMSPREAAEFALDVHYNMEKIVANGCELDDREWAALRAMYDAEIAYTDEMIERLVDHVRSLPLEETVIVVTADHGELFGEYGLLSHSYVLTDAVTRVPLVLAGLNEELTVGEDDLLQHTDVMRTLLEVAGADTDGMLGVDLRSEQREYAVSQRGPVEFDEFYEYNEDFDASRFHLPALTALRTDTYRYQESESGSDLFALPDEESDVTEDRPEIAAELSGSLEKWLDEHGQPVGAGERGEFSGAVQRQLRDLGYVD
- a CDS encoding rhomboid family intramembrane serine protease, encoding MSAMVLALAPLPLTTSGIRATIDAVPLWAWQLVLAAGILLSVGILYRIARPRGRWGQRLRSRFVLGLPWGTLLGLAFVVCVYLFVQGGWGNLRDPVSLPFQATSYAYPLGILTAGFAHLGWSHLFGNLWAGLVFGSIAEFAWSHYPTERGSESFSSWHRHPFVRIGIVFVTILLTGLVTAAFSWGPIIGFSGVTYAMAGFALVFYPITTLVALVGWSRLWHVYSAFVSPYSVAEAQVRYDTVGWASTAIQGHAFGFLLGVFVAALLLRRRRRTGHPERIWLAAVIYGIANGLWRVYWFLGGGQYVQFKAVGTALVLVLAGLIVAAVAGPDRSAVSRLATGDRSSDSPRRLAAASVLLAVLITMSMVGAMVNLAAPAGGGLPDDAVELKDYEIAYAENVTNQQIAVFDLPYLDQATQVRTSGVIVTSEKRHLWRVAISKRALEARGSGRVLVGGVGWRSSLWATRSGWSVVGGNSTYRVFFDPKDREKRLVHTSSPAVADLTLANRTIELRPASDAFEVAIKRDNRTVDKVAIPEDGATTTVDGVTVTRSGRDLYASIDGTSIRIANRQVPPTRR
- a CDS encoding alkaline phosphatase family protein, with protein sequence MVLVVVGIDALDPDLVDPDMHPNLTLTSHRAIDTIDSHAGEPSTHELWPTIITGLPPSEHGLELDDGVAWENPFLRLGSDLAEFVLPDALQTRIGAWLLTNTGADAFRTPATYYGDKSIETVFDGRDAKPIGIPNYVVDPDAEDREHALRRSLGDLFERDPEATGGHRSSDPHEFYEQCMEMAMIRIARARRALRGDRHELVFAYTSGLDLIGHVTYDLHDLQMDAYAEIDEFVGELRNDLGEDDELLLVSDHGLQDGVHTSEAMVAGTNETMVDSIDSVLDVRAAIEAELRRTDHSPDEQALRRTQGDGDAVTEQLEDLGYI
- a CDS encoding METTL5 family protein codes for the protein MSTKRQLAQQLGVVVGFDEPAAALEQYRTPPTVAAHLVHLADLNDDVAGRTVVDLGCGTGMLALAAALRGPSQVLGVDVDPSPLSTARANRRRIGTQTTVSWVRADATEPPLCPSDPVTVVMNPPFGAQSGNEHADRAFLATAADIASVSYSIHNAGSADFVEAFAADNGGTVTAAYGSTMSLPRQFSFHDADSKEIDVELFRIEWQTESS
- a CDS encoding sulfatase-like hydrolase/transferase, with amino-acid sequence MADPNVLLVILDSVRARNCSVYGHYNETTPFLAEFAREATRYEQARSPGARSVTSHTSIFSGLHVEEHNVTAAKYRLDPSRSVFDRLRREGYSTGVFSANNWITDVDVGLADGFEHVVGARNAMFPDALNPESFVSHHGKGQYGAFLRAALTSGMPFRSLANGLSTKLSTDYPTLVPEFMKASTPARTYVDAFLEWHQEQSEPWAACVNLMDAHIPYEPDEEHDLWGGERLQTLHDSFDDHKWDFSAGRRPWWQKRAVEALYDGAIREMDAELRRLIGKLRDRGALDDTLLVITSDHGEGFGEPSDLRPGIRIAEHGVGIHDVLLHVPLLVSFPGQSDGVSVDSPASLTEFPRVVEQVRDSEGSPDAFCPDGPVIASAVGLDQPLQERASEYVDDLSPWLSTSRAAFEEISDQCAVRKACVDRDRSATIHVRNAQTSFPVGNDGDGRDGVDAAFEGISDAGVRDEGGGVDDIGDGTYQRLEDLGYV
- a CDS encoding RNase P subunit p30 family protein — translated: MYEAAHARPDGESTVARLATTAAESGYDGLVVRNHGDALAEYDRATIAESYDIDIVDGVEVRADDPSRASGFLGNHRDHRTLVAVHGGTVEMNRFAVEQPAVDVLAHPLTDDGDVNHVIARTAAENGVHIEWSLRHVLRSDGGQRVGAIRGLRKLRQLIQQYDAPYVVSADATTHLQMRAPRELAALGEVLDCPPAWIETGLKAWGNIAERNRTRTGDRFVEPGVRLGRDDESER
- a CDS encoding RNA-guided endonuclease InsQ/TnpB family protein, producing MEVRRTVPIALDVDSDEAALLEDTVDTFLWSAQYVVDHAFHGEYVTTSKTTLDDETYDDVREKTDGFNGGLVQAARNKAAEACKSVVARWKQGKKASKPTFTSPHVVYDHRTATFHDDYVSLATTDGRVEADYVLPDEDSDTPHSEYLFSDEYEITGAELHSQDGDWVLHIHCKKEVESDTSKQATPENGTVLGVDLGVNNLAVTSTGTFWTGNEFDHWRREYEKRRGSLQQCGTRWAHENMQSVGRKEEGRFKLMLHRIANELVAEARENECAVIAFEDLTDIRERTGASWGHKWAFDRLYEYVEYKSEEHGITVEQVDPENTSRRCSLCGFTHPDNRDSEDFECLKCGYENHADYNAAKNIGLRYLRRNQTGGDGGAPLGVRLNSGMLNVNGGYSPAEVVRDGKAVS
- the aglJ gene encoding S-layer glycoprotein N-glycosyltransferase AglJ, which gives rise to MHTRDDVCVLIPTYNEAAAIGDVIDGFQAEGLENVLVIDGGSRDDTQEIAAEHGARVVEQSGSGKGQAVREAFEYIDAPYVLMVDGDGTYRPADADALLEPLLSGDADHVIGNRFADMESGAMTRLNRVGNRLINRAFAGIHGRNFVDILSGYRAMTRDSIERFDLTSAGFGIETELSVECVKHNITTEVVPIRYESRPEDTETNLRPFRDGAVILLTLYRMAKTNNPLFYFGSVGTASLLVGALLGVYVAVEWFTRNISHEVIALVAAVGIIFGVQLLVFGVLSDMIVKLHREQMHRLDQVLDADRKTEDGSRD
- a CDS encoding DUF5789 family protein, which produces MGVRPPADDGLSEPDVIEFGIPALDARLEDVSFPATAEELRETHGDLEVPYNASGNAVSLEEVLEEIDQRSFESEQELLNATHPVFERRRAENPSGIVGQIRSLMPF